From one Plasmodium coatneyi strain Hackeri chromosome 9, complete sequence genomic stretch:
- a CDS encoding 60S ribosomal protein L38-1: MPKQITDIRKFLKISRKPDTTAVIIMKKKSKTKKNTIITKLKLRTKKYLYTMVFSDKKKAERIENSLLPSLKRIYYPQKKVVQPAKKTKFSKG, translated from the coding sequence ATGCCGAAGCAAATTACCGACATCCGCAAGTTCCTGAAAATCAGCAGGAAGCCCGACACCACGGCGGTCAtcataatgaagaaaaaaagcaaaacaaagaaaaacacCATAATCACAAAGTTGAAGCTGAGAACGAAGAAGTACCTTTACACGATGGTTTTTTCggataagaaaaaagcagagcGAATTGAGAACTCGCTGCTCCCAAGCCTGAAGAGAATTTACTATCCCCAAAAGAAGGTCGTACAGCCAGCCAAGAAGACGAAATTTAGCAAGGGTTAA